TGTGGAGACGGGTTCGCGGCTCAACGGGATGGCACCCTCGGCGTTGGCGCGCCGGCGCGAACAGCTGCAGGCGCGCGGGATTCTAGCACGCCGCGCCGGGGTCCCCGCGGCATGAGCGCCGTCTGCTGGCTGTGCGGCTCGGCGCGTCAGCGCGAGTTCATGCCTTCCACGCTCGGCAGGGAAGCGACCAGCGAGGACATGAAGATCTCCGACTCTCATTACGGCCGGACGGCGCGCCTCGTCGAATGCCTGGAGTGCGGCTTCCGGTACGCCCATCCGCTGCCGGCGGACGATCTGGTGGCGCTGTACGAAGACCTGGTGGATCCCGAGTATCGCGAAGGGAGCGAAGGGAGAATCCGCCCGCTGCGCCGCATCGTGGCGCGCTGCCGCGCATTGCATCCCGCCGCGCGCACGCTGCTCGACGTCGGCGCCGGGGTGGGGCTGCTGTGCAGCGCCGCGTTGGAGCAGGGAATGGAAGCCACCGGCGTCGAGCCGAGCGCCTGGGCGGTGAACGCGGCGCGCGAGCGCGGCGTGTTGCTGCTGCAGGGGACCTTCCCCCATCCGTCCCTGGCGGGACGGCGTTTCGACGTCATCACCTCCATCGACGTGATCGAGCACCTTGCTGACCCGCGCGCCTTGCTCGCCTCCATCGCCGAAGCGCTGCAGCCCGGCGGCATCGCGACGATCACTACGCCCAACGTGCGCAGCCTCGCGGCCCGGATGTTCGGCCGACGCTGGTGGCACTTTCGGGTGGCCCACGTGGGCTACTTCGATCCGGCCACGATGCGCCGCGCGTTCGACGGGGTGGGACTCGAGCTTGTCCGGCAGGAGCCCTACGTCTGGTCGTTCTCGATCGGTTATCTGGCCGAGCGACTGGGACGCTACCTGCCAGTCGGCGCCGCCGCGCGCGCCCTGGGGCGAACGGGGCCCGGAGCCGCTTTGTATCGCGTGACCGTGCCGGTGAACCTGGGCGACTCCGTGACCTATTACGCCCGCAAGCGGGCCGATCCGGGGAGGGCGTGATGGCGGCTTCGACGGCGCGCAAAGCGATCCTCTACCTGAGGCTGGCGCGCGTCGATCACTGGTTCAAGAACATCTTCGTCCTGCCCGGCATCGTGGCGGCGTTCCTGCTGGAGCCTGGCACGCGCCGGCCAGGAGCTTTCGGATCGATCCTTCTCGGGCTGCTCGCCACCTGTCTGGTGGCGTCGAGCAACTACGTGCTCAACGAGATCCTGGACGCCCGCACCGATCGCTTCCATCCCACCAAGTCGAACCGCCCGCTGGTGTCGCGGGAGCTGTCAATCACCGTCGCCTACGTGGAGTGGATTCTCCTGGCGCTCCTGGGAGCCGCGATCGGATGCATGCTGCCGAGGACCTTCCTGGCCGGCCTTGCGGCGCTGTGGCTCATGGGACTCGTCTACAACGTGCCTCCGGTGCGCAGCAAGGAAGTTCCGTATCTCGACGTTCTGTCGGAGGCGATCAACAACCCCATCCGCTTTCTTCTCGGCTGGAGCAGCGTCGGGGCGGTGAGCTTTCCTCCTTCCTCGTTCCTGCTCTCGTATTGGCTGATCGGCTCCTACCTGATGACCGCCAAGCGCCTCTCCGAGTATCGCTCCTTCGCCGATCCGGCGGAAGCGGGCCGCTACCGCGCTTCCTTCCGCCACTACAACGAGGCGCTGCTGGCCACGGCCATGCTGACCTACGCGGCGGGCTTCATGTTCTTCTTCGGCGTCCTCATGATGAAGTACCACATCGAGTACCTGCTCGCCCTGCCGCTGCTGCTGTTATACGTCGCCTATTACAGCTACCTCTCTTTCCAGCCCCACAGCGTGGCGCAGAATCCGGAGAAGCTGTATCGCGATGCGCCCCTCATGGCGCTGACCGTCCTTCTTGCCGGAGTACTCTGGGGGTTGTCGTACCTGAATCTTCCCGGACTGGCCCACTGGCTCGGCATGGGAGGGGTCGGCTGGTGAGGAACCTCGGGCGGATCCCCGCGTCTTTCCCGCCGAGGCTTCAGAGGGTGAGGATCCCCGTCGTGCCGCGCGCACAGCCCAGGGTCTGCGCGGCGGAGCCGTTGGTGACCGCCACCTCGAGGAAGCCGCTGCTGTTGAAGAGCAGGACCGGCTCAGCGGCGGGCGCTTCGGCAT
The nucleotide sequence above comes from Candidatus Polarisedimenticolia bacterium. Encoded proteins:
- a CDS encoding class I SAM-dependent methyltransferase — protein: MSAVCWLCGSARQREFMPSTLGREATSEDMKISDSHYGRTARLVECLECGFRYAHPLPADDLVALYEDLVDPEYREGSEGRIRPLRRIVARCRALHPAARTLLDVGAGVGLLCSAALEQGMEATGVEPSAWAVNAARERGVLLLQGTFPHPSLAGRRFDVITSIDVIEHLADPRALLASIAEALQPGGIATITTPNVRSLAARMFGRRWWHFRVAHVGYFDPATMRRAFDGVGLELVRQEPYVWSFSIGYLAERLGRYLPVGAAARALGRTGPGAALYRVTVPVNLGDSVTYYARKRADPGRA
- a CDS encoding UbiA prenyltransferase family protein, with product MAASTARKAILYLRLARVDHWFKNIFVLPGIVAAFLLEPGTRRPGAFGSILLGLLATCLVASSNYVLNEILDARTDRFHPTKSNRPLVSRELSITVAYVEWILLALLGAAIGCMLPRTFLAGLAALWLMGLVYNVPPVRSKEVPYLDVLSEAINNPIRFLLGWSSVGAVSFPPSSFLLSYWLIGSYLMTAKRLSEYRSFADPAEAGRYRASFRHYNEALLATAMLTYAAGFMFFFGVLMMKYHIEYLLALPLLLLYVAYYSYLSFQPHSVAQNPEKLYRDAPLMALTVLLAGVLWGLSYLNLPGLAHWLGMGGVGW